In a genomic window of Aricia agestis chromosome 2, ilAriAges1.1, whole genome shotgun sequence:
- the LOC121739585 gene encoding uncharacterized protein LOC121739585 isoform X1 — protein MEKLFIVGLILHGCVADHYTTKPDFIKTCLKSDPNFDDCSKESVQRLFNALGPGLPDINLPPIDPLNIPKIRILQGEGPVNVNAALENVVVTGFGKTEVISSQVDSKNYAFFTRVRVPKMRIEGTYDLKGRILLIPLVGNGLCWFEPSNMSIDIISDVKLYEKDGFSFFNVTKVHVKYNIGGMKLHMSNLFDGISSLEDGTNAYLNSNWRPVSESLRPILSKTIEDILLDFMQQIFHNLPANFMIEDLKTHFTNNKKPRKGSD, from the exons ATGGAGAAATTGTTTATAGTGGGCCTTATCCTACACGGGTGTGTGGCGGACCATTACACTACCAAAC CCGACTTCATCAAAACCTGTTTAAAGAGTGACCCGAATTTCGACGATTGCTCCAAAGAGTCTGTGCAGCGGCTGTTCAACGCTCTGGGACCAG GTCTTCCGGATATCAATTTGCCCCCAATAGACCCGTTGAATATCCCCAAAATCAGAATACTACAGGGCGAGGGTCCCGTCAACGTGAATGCGGCTCTCGAGAACGTCGTTGTGACCGGATTCGGCAAAACAGAAGTTATCTCCAGCCA AGTGGACTCAAAAAATTATGCCTTCTTCACTAGAGTGAGAGTGCCGAAAATGAGAATTGAAGGAACTTACGATTTGAAGGGACGAATTTTACTTATACCTCTAGTGGGGAACGGTCTGTGTTGGTTTGAACCTA GTAACATGTCGATTGATATCATAAGCGACGTGAAGTTATATGAGAAAGATGGATTTTCGTTCTTCAACGTTACTAAGGTCCatgttaagtataatattgGTGGAATGAAGTTACATATGAGTAATTTGTTTGATGGTATTTCGTCATTGG AGGATGGCACTAATGcatatttaaattcaaattggcGGCCAGTGTCTGAATCACTTCGACCAATATTGTCAAAAACTATAGAAGATATTTTACTTGATTTTATGCAGCAAATATTCCACAACCTGCCAGCAAATTTCATGATCGAAGACTTGAAAACGcattttactaataataaaaagccAAGGAAGGGGAGTGATTAG
- the LOC121739585 gene encoding uncharacterized protein LOC121739585 isoform X2, whose amino-acid sequence MEKLFIVGLILHGCVADHYTTKPDFIKTCLKSDPNFDDCSKESVQRLFNALGPGLPDINLPPIDPLNIPKIRILQGEGPVNVNAALENVVVTGFGKTEVISSQVDSKNYAFFTRVRVPKMRIEGTYDLKGRILLIPLVGNGNMSIDIISDVKLYEKDGFSFFNVTKVHVKYNIGGMKLHMSNLFDGISSLEDGTNAYLNSNWRPVSESLRPILSKTIEDILLDFMQQIFHNLPANFMIEDLKTHFTNNKKPRKGSD is encoded by the exons ATGGAGAAATTGTTTATAGTGGGCCTTATCCTACACGGGTGTGTGGCGGACCATTACACTACCAAAC CCGACTTCATCAAAACCTGTTTAAAGAGTGACCCGAATTTCGACGATTGCTCCAAAGAGTCTGTGCAGCGGCTGTTCAACGCTCTGGGACCAG GTCTTCCGGATATCAATTTGCCCCCAATAGACCCGTTGAATATCCCCAAAATCAGAATACTACAGGGCGAGGGTCCCGTCAACGTGAATGCGGCTCTCGAGAACGTCGTTGTGACCGGATTCGGCAAAACAGAAGTTATCTCCAGCCA AGTGGACTCAAAAAATTATGCCTTCTTCACTAGAGTGAGAGTGCCGAAAATGAGAATTGAAGGAACTTACGATTTGAAGGGACGAATTTTACTTATACCTCTAGTGGGGAACG GTAACATGTCGATTGATATCATAAGCGACGTGAAGTTATATGAGAAAGATGGATTTTCGTTCTTCAACGTTACTAAGGTCCatgttaagtataatattgGTGGAATGAAGTTACATATGAGTAATTTGTTTGATGGTATTTCGTCATTGG AGGATGGCACTAATGcatatttaaattcaaattggcGGCCAGTGTCTGAATCACTTCGACCAATATTGTCAAAAACTATAGAAGATATTTTACTTGATTTTATGCAGCAAATATTCCACAACCTGCCAGCAAATTTCATGATCGAAGACTTGAAAACGcattttactaataataaaaagccAAGGAAGGGGAGTGATTAG
- the LOC121739602 gene encoding uncharacterized protein LOC121739602, which translates to MSARPATAVARTKKQNHANIPCPIEDCARFTYGKLPDHLTKIHGLTGAERDALNEQQRKRFFNGELCQVRYLKETAIRDLWGSDYDNPRIKAKIHQSFSLVKIRIIPIAATQRARPLTEQDANVLTAYNARTAPRSARVQRPKTRSRPYSIPERSSTESRASESSESEENGQSSLPLSPPPSSPSLPPSPAPYELQPVETRLQNIFDSKIDAGYKAVIDDMKKSMTMGRTIGARKRKAYRTYRRYAKRLIAFLHRQHSPLAYDVDVLLCGEKQVCAFLERIRSEHKTKTLRNYVVAAIKLLDSRLFAIERDPSCKEKVVSMTRVYEVLHGRLNDCDRLLAQKEPATQKETPSYDSDDLGNFDETFDGLV; encoded by the coding sequence ATGAGCGCTCGGCCTGCAACAGCCGTAGCCCGCACCAAGAAACAGAATCATGCCAACATCCCGTGCCCAATAGAAGATTGCGCGAGATTCACATACGGCAAACTACCCGACCACCTCACCAAGATACACGGACTGACCGGGGCAGAGAGAGACGCCCTCAACGAGCAACAGAGAAAGCGATTCTTCAACGGCGAGCTGTGTCAAGTTCGGTACTTGAAGGAGACCGCCATCCGTGACCTCTGGGGTTCCGACTACGACAACCCAAGGATAAAAGCCAAGATCCATCAGAGCTTCTCACTCGTGAAGATCAGAATAATACCGATAGCGGCTACTCAAAGAGCTAGACCGCTGACCGAGCAGGACGCGAACGTGCTCACGGCGTACAACGCGAGAACCGCGCCCAGATCAGCTCGAGTCCAGAGACCCAAGACCCGCTCGCGACCCTACTCCATCCCCGAAAGAAGCTCCACCGAAAGCAGAGCGAGCGAGTCCAGCGAAAGCGAGGAGAACGGCCAGAGCTCTTTGCCTCTGTCTCCCCCACCGTCCTCGCCGTCTCTCCCGCCTTCTCCGGCGCCCTACGAGCTGCAGCCGGTCGAAACACGCCTCCAGAACATATTCGATTCCAAAATCGACGCTGGCTACAAGGCCGTCATCGACGACATGAAGAAATCTATGACGATGGGTCGCACCATCGGCGCGAGGAAGCGGAAAGCGTACCGAACCTACCGGAGATACGCGAAGCGCCTGATCGCGTTCCTGCATCGACAGCACTCGCCTCTAGCTTACGATGTGGACGTCTTGCTGTGCGGGGAGAAGCAGGTGTGCGCGTTCCTGGAGCGGATCAGAAGCGAGCACAAAACGAAGACGCTCCGGAACTACGTGGTGGCGGCCATCAAGCTGCTCGACTCGCGGCTCTTCGCTATAGAGAGGGATCCCTCCTGCAAGGAGAAGGTGGTCTCCATGACCAGGGTGTACGAGGTGCTGCACGGCCGCCTCAACGACTGCGACCGCCTGCTCGCGCAGAAGGAACCCGCCACGCAGAAGGAGACGCCATCCTATGACAGTGACGATTTGGGCAACTTTGACGAAACCTTTGATGGCCTGGTTTAG